Proteins co-encoded in one Zalophus californianus isolate mZalCal1 chromosome 9, mZalCal1.pri.v2, whole genome shotgun sequence genomic window:
- the LOC113922337 gene encoding ubiquitin-conjugating enzyme E2 C-like isoform X2 — MASQNRDPAAASVAAARKGAEPSGGAARGPVGKRLQQELMTLMMSGDKGISAFPESDNLFKWVGTIHGAAGTVYEDLRYKLSLEFPSGYPYNVPTDKWSALYDVRTILLCIQSLLGEPNIDSPLNTHAAELWKNPTAFKKYLQETYSKQASSQDP, encoded by the exons ATGGCCTCCCAGAACCGCGACCCAGCTGCCGCCAGCGTCGCCGCTGCCCGCAAAGGAGCCGAGCCCAGCGGGGGCGCCGCCCGGGGCCCCGTGGGCAAGAGGCTACAGCAGGAGCTGATGACCCTCATGATGTCTGGTGACAAAGGCATCTCTGCCTTCCCTGAATCCGACAACCTTTTCAAATGGGTGGGGACCATCCATGGGGCAGCAGGCACAGTTTATGAAGACCTGAGGTATAAGCTCTCGCTGGAGTTCCCCAGTGGCTACCCTTACAACGTGCCCACG GACAAGTGGTCTGCCCTGTATGATGTCAGGACCATCCTGCTGTGCATCCAGAGCCTGCTAGGAGAACCAAACATTGATAGTCCTTTGAACACGCATGCTGCCGAGCTCTGGAAAAACCCCACAGCCTTTAAGAAGTATCTGCAAGAGACCTACTCgaagcaggcctccagccaaGATCCCTGA
- the LOC113922337 gene encoding ubiquitin-conjugating enzyme E2 C-like isoform X1: protein MASQNRDPAAASVAAARKGAEPSGGAARGPVGKRLQQELMTLMMSGDKGISAFPESDNLFKWVGTIHGAAGTVYEDLRYKLSLEFPSGYPYNVPTVKFLTPCYHPNVDTQGNICLDILKDKWSALYDVRTILLCIQSLLGEPNIDSPLNTHAAELWKNPTAFKKYLQETYSKQASSQDP, encoded by the coding sequence ATGGCCTCCCAGAACCGCGACCCAGCTGCCGCCAGCGTCGCCGCTGCCCGCAAAGGAGCCGAGCCCAGCGGGGGCGCCGCCCGGGGCCCCGTGGGCAAGAGGCTACAGCAGGAGCTGATGACCCTCATGATGTCTGGTGACAAAGGCATCTCTGCCTTCCCTGAATCCGACAACCTTTTCAAATGGGTGGGGACCATCCATGGGGCAGCAGGCACAGTTTATGAAGACCTGAGGTATAAGCTCTCGCTGGAGTTCCCCAGTGGCTACCCTTACAACGTGCCCACGGTGAAGTTCCTCACACCCTGCTACCACCCCAACGTGGACACCCAGGGAAATATCTGCCTGGACATCCTGAAGGACAAGTGGTCTGCCCTGTATGATGTCAGGACCATCCTGCTGTGCATCCAGAGCCTGCTAGGAGAACCAAACATTGATAGTCCTTTGAACACGCATGCTGCCGAGCTCTGGAAAAACCCCACAGCCTTTAAGAAGTATCTGCAAGAGACCTACTCgaagcaggcctccagccaaGATCCCTGA
- the LOC113922337 gene encoding ubiquitin-conjugating enzyme E2 C-like isoform X3, with protein sequence MASQNRDPAAASVAAARKGAEPSGGAARGPVGKRLQQELMTLMMSVYEDLRYKLSLEFPSGYPYNVPTVKFLTPCYHPNVDTQGNICLDILKDKWSALYDVRTILLCIQSLLGEPNIDSPLNTHAAELWKNPTAFKKYLQETYSKQASSQDP encoded by the exons ATGGCCTCCCAGAACCGCGACCCAGCTGCCGCCAGCGTCGCCGCTGCCCGCAAAGGAGCCGAGCCCAGCGGGGGCGCCGCCCGGGGCCCCGTGGGCAAGAGGCTACAGCAGGAGCTGATGACCCTCATGATGTCTG TTTATGAAGACCTGAGGTATAAGCTCTCGCTGGAGTTCCCCAGTGGCTACCCTTACAACGTGCCCACGGTGAAGTTCCTCACACCCTGCTACCACCCCAACGTGGACACCCAGGGAAATATCTGCCTGGACATCCTGAAGGACAAGTGGTCTGCCCTGTATGATGTCAGGACCATCCTGCTGTGCATCCAGAGCCTGCTAGGAGAACCAAACATTGATAGTCCTTTGAACACGCATGCTGCCGAGCTCTGGAAAAACCCCACAGCCTTTAAGAAGTATCTGCAAGAGACCTACTCgaagcaggcctccagccaaGATCCCTGA
- the LOC113922337 gene encoding ubiquitin-conjugating enzyme E2 C-like isoform X4 yields the protein MASQNRDPAAASVAAARKGAEPSGGAARGPVGKRLQQELMTLMMSGDKGISGNICLDILKDKWSALYDVRTILLCIQSLLGEPNIDSPLNTHAAELWKNPTAFKKYLQETYSKQASSQDP from the exons ATGGCCTCCCAGAACCGCGACCCAGCTGCCGCCAGCGTCGCCGCTGCCCGCAAAGGAGCCGAGCCCAGCGGGGGCGCCGCCCGGGGCCCCGTGGGCAAGAGGCTACAGCAGGAGCTGATGACCCTCATGATGTCTGGTGACAAAGGCATCTCT GGAAATATCTGCCTGGACATCCTGAAGGACAAGTGGTCTGCCCTGTATGATGTCAGGACCATCCTGCTGTGCATCCAGAGCCTGCTAGGAGAACCAAACATTGATAGTCCTTTGAACACGCATGCTGCCGAGCTCTGGAAAAACCCCACAGCCTTTAAGAAGTATCTGCAAGAGACCTACTCgaagcaggcctccagccaaGATCCCTGA